The genomic window AATTGATTGCTTACCTCTGCGTTCGTGAAAAATTCTCCGCCGGTGACGAAGTCTTTGCCTGCGGAGACCTTGATCAGTCCGCATACTATATCATGAGCGGGTCCATGGAAGCATATCTTGATGACGGGCCCACAAAAATCCAAACCTTCAAGGATGGAGATTTTGTCGGTGCGCTTTCACTCATCGGGGATTCCAAACGCCTATTCACACTCAAGGCTACTTCCGATTGCGTATGCATTCGCCTGACCAGTGAAAAATTCAAGAAAGCTCAGGAACAGTACCCAGTAATCAGCAATAAATTCTTGAAGGCCACAGTTGACATGATAAGCAATTGGGAAGAAAGATTCATTGCAAATTATAACTCGGGATGTTCCGGTTGTACTGCCGGAATAGGGCTTACCCTCATTTAGATATGGCCACTGGCCAGACAGGAATGATTATATGAAAAAAACTATATCTTTAATGTTGTTACTTTGCCTGCTGGGAGCATCCAGTGCTCTGGCAGCGCAGAATGCGCCGGAATCCGTAGCTGGCATTACCATTGGAAACAATGTCTCAACTGTACGTTCCTTCCTTGAGATGAACTCCGAGACATCTCCCTGGCAGGAAGAATACATCAGACGTATTGGTTTGAAAGATATGGAGGGCTACAAAGGCGGATATGTTGTTGTGGGTAATTGCAAACGTAAAGACATTATTCTGCGCATGAAGCTCAAATACCAAGACGGCAGCATGGCTTTCTTTAACGAGCTTTACGGCAAAATAGAGAAACGTTTCGGCAAACCTAATGACTGGCGCGGCAACCCTTTTGGCACTCTCAAGGTCTGGAAATGGTCACTTGGTGATGCGGACGGCAATGTTAGCCTTATTCTGCAACACTTCAGCGGTGAAGATGACTCCATTACCAGAGGCAACTCTATCAGGCTTTCCCGTCCATCATGGATTGAGCAAGAAATGGAGTGCTGGGACATTAAGCAC from Marinifilum sp. JC120 includes these protein-coding regions:
- a CDS encoding cyclic nucleotide-binding domain-containing protein: MAAETSEYQEHLEVMREIPYFSGLDLEAQKLIAYLCVREKFSAGDEVFACGDLDQSAYYIMSGSMEAYLDDGPTKIQTFKDGDFVGALSLIGDSKRLFTLKATSDCVCIRLTSEKFKKAQEQYPVISNKFLKATVDMISNWEERFIANYNSGCSGCTAGIGLTLI